From a single Calothrix sp. NIES-2098 genomic region:
- a CDS encoding phosphoribosylaminoimidazole-succinocarboxamide synthase translates to MSVNSKLYEGKAKILYTTDDPEVLLADFKDDATAFNAQKRGSILGKGNINCSISSKLFQQLEAQGIKTHFIDNPAPHQMRVKAVKILPLEVVVRNIAAGSLCEQTGLPLGTILKQPLVEFYYKNDQLGDPLLTRDRLYLLELATPEQVETITHLALQINEFLRSFWLRCGITLVDFKLEFGLDSTGQVLLADEISPDTCRLWDVAQEDTNLRVMDKDRFRKDLGNIENAYQEVLQRVLQAVDNGN, encoded by the coding sequence ATGTCTGTTAATTCCAAGTTATACGAAGGCAAAGCAAAAATCCTCTACACGACGGACGATCCTGAAGTCTTGTTAGCCGATTTTAAAGACGATGCCACTGCCTTTAATGCCCAAAAACGTGGCAGTATCCTAGGTAAAGGAAATATTAACTGTAGTATATCTAGTAAACTGTTTCAGCAGTTAGAAGCACAAGGTATAAAAACTCATTTTATTGACAACCCTGCCCCGCATCAAATGCGAGTGAAAGCAGTAAAAATTTTGCCCTTAGAAGTTGTGGTGCGAAATATTGCAGCTGGTAGTCTGTGTGAGCAAACTGGGTTGCCATTGGGCACAATACTAAAACAGCCTTTGGTAGAGTTTTATTACAAAAACGACCAACTAGGCGATCCGTTATTAACACGCGATCGCCTCTACTTGCTGGAACTAGCTACTCCGGAACAAGTTGAGACAATTACTCATCTAGCATTGCAAATCAATGAGTTCCTGCGCAGCTTTTGGCTGCGTTGCGGTATTACCCTAGTAGACTTCAAACTAGAGTTTGGCTTGGACTCAACAGGGCAAGTGCTTCTAGCAGACGAAATTAGCCCAGACACTTGTCGTTTGTGGGATGTAGCCCAAGAGGATACTAATCTCCGGGTGATGGACAAAGACCGCTTTCGCAAAGACTTAGGAAATATAGAAAATGCCTACCAGGAGGTTTTACAAAGAGTTTTACAAGCAGTAGACAACGGAAATTAA